One part of the Phragmites australis chromosome 3, lpPhrAust1.1, whole genome shotgun sequence genome encodes these proteins:
- the LOC133912362 gene encoding calcium-binding protein CP1-like produces the protein MCPTGRYLGLDLSAVAGASACCDMRPVFDVLDADHDGCISREDLKSFYAAAGATGERFDDDDLAAMIAAADANRDGFVQYNEFERLLGHATAAAAGPAGCRSVMEDAFRLMDRDGDGKVGFEDLKAYLGWAGMPAADEEVQAMIRVAGGEDGDGGVGLEALARVLAVDLEGMAL, from the coding sequence ATGTGCCCCACCGGCAGGTACCTGGGCCTCGACCTctcggccgtcgccggcgccaGCGCGTGCTGCGACATGAGGCCGGTGTTCGACGTGCTGGACGCGGACCACGACGGCTGCATCAGCCGCGAGGACCTCAAGTCCTTCTACGCCGCCGCCGGGGCCACCGGCGAGCGGTTCGATGACGACGACCTCGCGGCCATGATCGCTGCGGCCGACGCCAACCGCGACGGGTTCGTGCAGTACAACGAGTTCGAGCGCCTACTTGGCCACgccaccgccgcggccgcggggcCCGCCGGGTGCCGGTCCGTGATGGAGGATGCGTTCCGTCTGATGGACCGGGATGGGGACGGCAAGGTCGGGTTCGAGGACCTCAAGGCGTACCTCGGGTGGGCCGGGATGCCGGCCGCCGACGAGGAGGTCCAAGCCATGATCCGCGTTGCAGGCGGagaggacggcgacggcggcgtggGGCTCGAGGCGCTCGCCAGAGTGCTCGCTGTTGACCTGGAAGGCATGGCCCTCTGA